One genomic window of [Clostridium] scindens ATCC 35704 includes the following:
- a CDS encoding DUF362 domain-containing protein, whose product MEKSKVYYTNMKATFQENLPQKLKRLIKTAGIGEIDFENKYTAIKMHFGEPGNLAFLRPNYAAVVVNTVKELGGRPFLTDCNTLYVGGRKNALDHLDSAYQNGFSPFSTGCHVLIADGLKGTDEVEVPIEGEYVRNAKIGRAVMDADIFITLSHFKGHESTGFGGALKNIGMGCGSRAGKMEMHSAGKPYVEVENCIGCGNCIRVCAHDAPKITDRKAFIDHDKCVGCGRCIGVCPKDAVCPPNDESNDILNKKIAEYSLAVVKGRPHFHISLVIDVSPNCDCHSENDIPIVPDVGMFASFDPVALDRACADAVNRQPVMAGSQLDDMPHTHHDHFINSAPETNWKVCLEHAEKIGLGTQEYELVEI is encoded by the coding sequence ATGGAAAAATCAAAAGTATATTATACGAATATGAAGGCAACGTTCCAGGAGAATCTTCCGCAGAAGTTAAAGCGCCTGATCAAGACAGCAGGAATCGGGGAGATTGACTTTGAAAATAAGTACACCGCAATCAAGATGCACTTTGGGGAGCCTGGCAACCTGGCATTCTTACGGCCGAACTATGCGGCCGTAGTAGTGAATACTGTGAAGGAGCTAGGTGGCAGGCCATTTCTTACAGACTGTAATACGCTGTATGTCGGTGGCAGGAAGAATGCGCTGGATCATCTGGATTCCGCGTATCAGAATGGATTCTCGCCATTCTCTACCGGATGCCACGTCCTGATCGCGGATGGATTGAAGGGAACCGATGAAGTAGAGGTGCCGATAGAAGGAGAATATGTAAGAAATGCCAAGATCGGACGTGCCGTTATGGATGCCGACATATTCATTACGTTGAGCCATTTTAAAGGACATGAGTCTACCGGATTTGGAGGCGCGCTTAAGAATATTGGCATGGGATGCGGATCCCGGGCGGGAAAGATGGAAATGCACAGCGCAGGCAAGCCTTACGTTGAGGTTGAGAATTGTATCGGGTGCGGCAACTGTATCCGGGTGTGTGCCCATGATGCGCCGAAGATTACAGACAGGAAAGCCTTTATTGACCATGACAAATGTGTAGGCTGCGGCAGATGCATCGGCGTCTGTCCGAAGGACGCAGTCTGTCCTCCGAACGACGAGTCCAACGATATTCTGAATAAGAAGATCGCCGAATACAGTCTTGCAGTTGTGAAGGGAAGGCCTCATTTCCATATCAGCCTAGTGATCGACGTATCACCGAACTGTGACTGCCATTCAGAAAACGATATCCCAATCGTTCCAGATGTGGGAATGTTTGCGTCCTTTGATCCGGTGGCGCTGGATCGGGCTTGTGCGGATGCGGTCAACAGGCAGCCTGTGATGGCTGGAAGCCAGCTGGATGACATGCCGCATACACATCATGACCATTTCATCAATTCTGCCCCGGAAACCAACTGGAAGGTGTGCCTGGAGCATGCCGAAAAGATCGGGCTGGGGACACAGGAATATGAATTAGTGGAAATCTAA